In Granulicella mallensis MP5ACTX8, the sequence AGAATCAAGGGAACCCACGCACTCCGCGCGAAGGTGTAGCGAAAGCGGAGTTTGCAACTGGGTGAGTGCGCTATCAGCAAGGGAGAACCCTGACCGTGTCCACCGCCACCATCACGCCTGACGTCGCAGCGCCTACCGGCAATCTTGAGATCACCGTCTCGCGCGCGGAGTTGCTGCGCGAGCTTACTGCCGCGCAATCCGTCGTCGAGCGCAAGACGACGATCCCCATCCTCTCGAACTTCCTGTTCGAAGCCTCCGACGAAAAGCTCACGATCACCGCGACCGATCTCGACCAGTCGCTGAAGACGAGCTGCGTGGCGAAGGTGAAGAAGGCCGGCGCCTGCACGATCCCTGCCCGCAAGCTGTTCGATTACATCAAGCTGCTGCCCGAGGGCGACATCTCGATCAAGCTCATGGACAACCACTGGGTGCAGATCCGCGCAGGCCGCTCGAACACCAAGATGGTCGGCATGGCACGCGCGAACTTCCCCCAGGTGCCCGAGTTCCCCGAGGTCGGCGTGTTCAAGATCAACGCCGCCAGCCTGAAGAACATGATCGCGAAGACTATCTTTGCGATCTCGAACGAAGAGTCGCGCTACACGCTGAACGGTGCACTGCTGGTGCTGAAGGCCGAGTCGATGGCGATGGTAGCGACCGACGGTCATCGCCTGGCGCACATTGAGAAGCTTGGCGAGGCCCTGGAAGGCATCTCGGGCGAGAAGAAGACCCTCATCCCCCGCAAGGCTCTGGCGGAGCTCTCCGGGCTTCTGGGAGCGTCGGAGACGGACTTCGTGGAGTTCGCCGATGATGAGCAGTCGCTGTTCTTCCGCATTGGTGGACGCGTCCTGACCAGCCGCAAGCTGACCGGGCAGTTCCCCAACTACGAGGCCGTGCTGCCGCGCGACAACACGAAGTTCGTCATCGTGCGCTCGGAAGACCTGATGTCGTCGATTCAGCGCGTCGCCCAGTTTGCGGACGAGCGTTCGGGCGCGATCAAGATTCGCCTGGAGCAGAACGAGCTGAAGCTCTCGGCGCAGTCGACGGATGCGGGCGAGTCGGAAGACATCATCGAGACGCCGTACAACTACGATCCTCTTGTGGTCGGCTTCAACAGCTCGTACCTGGTGGACTTCCTGCGCGCGACCGGCGTGACCGGCGAAGTGCGGCTGGAGTTCAAGGATGCGCAGTCAGCCGGGCAGATGCGGCCGGAAGATGGCAACGAGGATGTGAAGTACCGCTACATCCTGATGCCGATGCGGATCTGAGCACTACGCGTGCTGCGAGACGCGCTTCGCGCAAAAAAGGCCCGCTCCAGGAGCGGGCCTTCGTATTTCTTCTACTGGATCTGCATCGTAGCAGGAGGACTCTCGCTATACAGCGGTTGGAGAATCCCGTTCGGCGATGTCTTCTTCGGGCTCCGCGAGATACAGGCGTTCTTCATCCGCGTCGTATTCGAAGAGGTGCGCGTAGCGGCCCCAGTCGATGAGCGTTTGAAACTGCTTCTCCGCTTCTTCATCCGAGAAGTGTTCATCCAGGATGTCCAACAGAAACTCTTTGCCGATACGCCCATCGCGCTTTTCTTCCAGCACTCGCAGGACGGTTGCGGTGAGAGGGACTCGGCTAAGAAGCTGTTCCTTGAAGATCTCATGGCTGCGGTGAACGCCGGCGGTAGCGAACTCTTTCCCTGTGTCCGTGAGGATCACATCGCCTTCCGCAACGCTGGCAAAGCCGAGGAGAGCCGACGCATCGACGGCCGGCAACAGGTCGTCGATCTCCAAGCGCAGATCATTTGCGAGTTGCGGCAGGTCCTCGCGTCCACCGCGATCATGGATGATCTCCAGCAAACCGCTGATGCCTCCCGAACGTGCATGCGGCAGCATCGGGAATCGCTTCGTTGGCTTCGCGGTTGCGGCGGGAATCTCTTCTACCGCGGCTTCGGGGTTCGTCATCACCGTATACACGTGATCCACCAACGCGCGAAAGCGAGGTCCGTTCTTATCTCTGGGGCGTGGAATGTCGACTCGGACTTCTCCGCGAATACGCCCCGGATTTGTGCCGAGGATCACGATTCGATCGGCGAGGAGGATGGCCTCCTCGATGTTGTGCGTGACCAGCAGAATGCTCTTGGAGGGGAACGAGCCCTTCTCCCATAGATCGCTGATTTCACCGCGAAGGTTCTCCGCGGTGAGGACGTCGAGGGCGCTGAAGGGTTCATCCATCATCAGCACATCCGGCTTCATGACGAACGCCCGGGCGAAACCCACACGCTGGCGCATTCCACCCGAAAGCTCCTTCGGATACGCGCCTTCAAACCCTTCTAGACCGACCATCTGCAGGGCGTGCATGGCTTCCTTCTCCGCGGTCTCTTTGGAGACTCCCCGGGCAGTCAACCCAAGCTCGGCATTTTCCTGGACGGTCAGCCAGGGGAGCAGTGCGAAGCTCTGAAAGACCATTGCGACGTCCGGGTTCGGTCCCCGCAGGAGAACGCCGTGACGCGTCACGGTACCAGTGCTCGGTTCAATGAGCCCCGCCAGGATACGCAGCAACGTGCTCTTGCCGGAGCCGCTGCGCCCCAGGAGCGCTACGACTTCACTGGGGGCAACGTTGAGCGAGACGGTCTCAAGAACTGTCTGCTCGCCTCCCGCAGAGAGAGGGAATGTCTTCGAGACCCGTTCGGCCGTCAACAGGGTTGTGGCTTGTGCCATGTTGCTTCTCCGATCAACTAAGTTGGAACCGCGTTTGAGCCAGACGATAGAGCGGCTTCCACAAAATACGATTCAAGGTGACGACGAACACGCTCATCAAGCTAACGCCGAGTACGATGCGCGGCCAGTCGCCGACCGAGGTTGCATCAGCGATGTAGGCGCCCAGGCCTGCGGCCCTCAGCGTCGTGTGTCCCCAGGAGACGATCTCGGCCACAATGCTCGCGTTCCAGGCTCCGCCTGAAGCGGTGATGGCGCCCGTGACCCAGGAGCCGAAGATGCTTGGGCCGATGAGGAACTTCCATTTGCGGAAGCCGCGAAGGCCGATGCTGGTGGCCATCTCGCGCAGATCGTTGGGGACGGACTGCGCTCCGCCAATGACATTGAACAGCAGATACCACTGCGCTCCAAGGGCCATCAACAACATGCTGCCCCAGTTCAAGTGGATACCCAAGCGGATAAA encodes:
- the dnaN gene encoding DNA polymerase III subunit beta, with translation MSTATITPDVAAPTGNLEITVSRAELLRELTAAQSVVERKTTIPILSNFLFEASDEKLTITATDLDQSLKTSCVAKVKKAGACTIPARKLFDYIKLLPEGDISIKLMDNHWVQIRAGRSNTKMVGMARANFPQVPEFPEVGVFKINAASLKNMIAKTIFAISNEESRYTLNGALLVLKAESMAMVATDGHRLAHIEKLGEALEGISGEKKTLIPRKALAELSGLLGASETDFVEFADDEQSLFFRIGGRVLTSRKLTGQFPNYEAVLPRDNTKFVIVRSEDLMSSIQRVAQFADERSGAIKIRLEQNELKLSAQSTDAGESEDIIETPYNYDPLVVGFNSSYLVDFLRATGVTGEVRLEFKDAQSAGQMRPEDGNEDVKYRYILMPMRI
- a CDS encoding ABC transporter ATP-binding protein, which encodes MAQATTLLTAERVSKTFPLSAGGEQTVLETVSLNVAPSEVVALLGRSGSGKSTLLRILAGLIEPSTGTVTRHGVLLRGPNPDVAMVFQSFALLPWLTVQENAELGLTARGVSKETAEKEAMHALQMVGLEGFEGAYPKELSGGMRQRVGFARAFVMKPDVLMMDEPFSALDVLTAENLRGEISDLWEKGSFPSKSILLVTHNIEEAILLADRIVILGTNPGRIRGEVRVDIPRPRDKNGPRFRALVDHVYTVMTNPEAAVEEIPAATAKPTKRFPMLPHARSGGISGLLEIIHDRGGREDLPQLANDLRLEIDDLLPAVDASALLGFASVAEGDVILTDTGKEFATAGVHRSHEIFKEQLLSRVPLTATVLRVLEEKRDGRIGKEFLLDILDEHFSDEEAEKQFQTLIDWGRYAHLFEYDADEERLYLAEPEEDIAERDSPTAV